A part of Kwoniella dejecticola CBS 10117 chromosome 5, complete sequence genomic DNA contains:
- a CDS encoding methylenetetrahydrofolate reductase, which produces MKITEKLQKAEKEGRTFWSFEFFPPRTAQGLQNLYDRIERMRNLGPEFIDITWGAGGKNADLTSSLVQVCQETIGIETCMHLCCTEMPKEKVEWALAQAKQHGCQNILALRGDPVAGTSKWEPTPGGFTNAVDLVKHIHEHYPGDFCVAVAGFPQGHPETPEGEDAGKQEIQWLKEKVDAGAEFIFTQLFYDVNIFFNWVKRVRAAGITVPIVPGIMPIQNWEKFEKWVARENIVVPQHFYDALKPVKGDDEKVRQVGTKLVAQMCKEILANEEAGIKGLHIYTLNLEKGARMLLQELGLEGRREQIAPLPWRPSLTPHRRTESIRPIFWANRVQSYLSRTDEWDEFPNGRWGDSRSPAYGDLDGYPVSININANDAYNLWGHPETFADISNLFAKFCRGDLNKLPWSSQPPASETSVIDEQLAKMNELGYLTINSQPAVDGVSSDDKVHGWGPSGGYVYQKAYLEFFVSPELLSPLIRRIERDPRITYYAVNKQGDLRTNTHSEGPNAVTWGVFPGKEIVQPTIVEAVSFIAWKDEAFELGLQWANLYPPASPSRNLIESTMNTSYLVNIVANDFRDGMSIFEPFLLKQNSVGKVLESTTQTVNGVYEGVKEGLNGLVENVKHQINGVNDASTNGNGNGVAVDGH; this is translated from the exons ATGAAGATCACTGAAAAGTTGCAAAAAGCCGAAAAGGAGGGTAGAACCTTTTGGAGTTTCGAATTCTTCCCTCCCCGGACGGCACAG GGTCTGCAAAACTTGTACGATCGTATAGAGCGTATGCGTAATCTTGGTCCGGAATTTATAGATATCACATG GGGAGCTGGAGGCAAAAATGCGGATTTGACTAGCTCTTTGGTACAAGTTTGCCAAGAGACTATAGGAATCGAAACATGCATGCACCTGTGCTGTACTGAGA TGCCGAAGGAAAAGGTTGAATGGGCTTTAGCG CAAGCGAAACAACATGGATGCCAGAACATCCTAGCGCTCCGAGGTGATCCAGTTGCCGGTACATCGAAGTGGGAGCCCACTCCAGGCGGATTCACAAACGCCGTCGATCTAGTCAAACACATTCATGAGCACTATCCCGGTGATTTCTGCGTAGCTGTTGCAGGATTCCCTCAAGGCCATCCGGAGACTCCCGAAGGCGAGGATGCAGGCAAACAAGAGATCCAATggttgaaagagaaagtGGACGCAGGAGCGgaattcatcttcactcaGCTGTTCTACGATGtgaacatcttcttcaactgGGTCAAGCGCGTACGAGCGGCTGGAATAACGGTACCGATCGTTCCTGGGATCATGCCTATACAGAATTGGGAAAAATTCGAGAAATGGGTTGCTAGAGAGAATATCGTGGTTCCTCAACATTTCTATGATGCCCTGAAGCCGGTTAAAGGGGATGACGAGAAAGTCAGACAAGTAGGAACGAAATTAGTAGCTCAGATGTGTAAGGAGATACTCGCCAACGAGGAAGCCGGTATCAAAGGATTGCATATCTACACGCTGAACTTGGAGAAAGGTGCGAGGATGTTACTCCAAGAATTAGGTTTGGAAGGCAGAAGAGAACAGATTGCCCCTCTCCCGTGGAGACCTTCTTTGACGCCTCACAGGCGGACCGAATCCATCAGACCTATCTTCTG GGCAAATCGTGTTCAGTCCTACTTATCGAGGAcggatgaatgggatgaattCCCTAATGGAAGATGGGGTGATTCCCGTTCTCCTGCTTATGGTGATCTGGATGGGTATCCTGTgtccatcaacatcaac GCCAACGATGCATATAACCTGTGGGGTCATCCTGAGACCTTTGCAGATATAAGCAATCTCTTTGCGAAATTCTGTAGAGGTGATCTGAACAAGCTACCATGGTCTTCCCAACCGCCCGCGTCCGAAACATCGGTGATTGACGAGCAATTAGCCAAGATGAACGAGCTGGGCTATTTGACAATCAACTCTCAGCCTGCCGTCGATGGTGTCTCGAGTGACGACAAAGTGCACGGATGGGGTCCGTCAGGCGGTTACGTCTACCAAAAG GCATACTTGGAGTTCTTCGTATCTCCAGAACTGCTCAGCCCGTTGATCAGGCGTATCGAGCGTGATCCTCGAATCACCTACTACGCAGTCAACAAGCAAGGCGACTTACGAACCAATACTCATAGCGAAGGTCCGAACGCCGTCACTTGGGGTGTCTTCCCTGGCAAAGAGATCGTCCAACCTACGATCGTCGAAGCCgtctctttcatcgcttGGAAAGATGAGGCCTTCGAATTAGGTCTTCAATGGGCCAACCTGTACCCCCCTGCATCGCCTTCAAGGAACTTGATCGAATCGACCATGAACACTTCTTACTTGGTCAACATCGTCGCCAATGACTTCCGAGATGGCATGTCGATCTTCGAACCTTTCTTATTGAAACAAAACTCCGTTGGAAAAGTGCTCGAAAGCACCACGCAGACGGTCAATGGTGTATACGAAGGAGTCAAAGAAGGTCTGAACGGTCTGGTGGAGAATGTGAAACATCAAATCAACGGTGTCAACGACGCTTCTACCaacggcaatggcaatggcgTTGCTGTTGATGGTCACTAG
- a CDS encoding protoheme IX farnesyltransferase — MAVREGLGIARSLVLTTQRIRPTLSLSTQRTTIRLLSTQIGCSSIRNQSLSFQPQPFPKRLPSRSAPTLSQIRYNSSTSTPPSTSSSKSTQQEISRPTTLENSEEGKDSEKAPSPIPIHPLAPIPPPSATAEVTPTASGSGSSKDPKPDAASILKLLSLAKPQWPLLTIGVTCLSISTAVNLSIPWVIGRIIDFFTPGSEATLLLGLPLEQATGALAIVLLIGAAANSGRSIALRLAGQRTVASIRNQTYGKYLALPPSHIETAGVGDALSRLGQDTSIVGQSLSENLGEGLKAILGAGAGIAAMYLISPTLTFVMLCIIPPIAVGTFFYGKFIRKLSLKTQEAMGGMSKLAEERLSAHRTVTASNTQGSERALYASKVDGVYKLQKRETFANGIFQGANEVAGDIGMIGLLIYGGVLVKRGEITVGDMTSLFIYVNWIEWSLNTLAGFFTGLMKGVGASQRIIGLHALPPPIPLGEGAPIAKSRSGSIELRGVDFAYPSRPDAKVLNGLNLRIDKGERIALVGGSGSGKSSIQLLLLRFYDPTSGSVAFDGQDIKSFVPESWRSRIGIVPQDPILFGGTIEQNIAYGHPNANREEVKRAARVAHCDFIDNLPQGYDTIINKNSLSGGQRQRIAIARALVGNPSVLLMDEATSALDSESERAVNAALNDLFANSDITVILIAHRLSSIASADRVVLLEGGAVVEDGTYHDLITRRHGKFRKMVEGQLAKIEIGEPTAIDPAPHAEHQALPSPESANVHAAPTSDSSSVQASGAAASSKERASVKAASSSSNHQRRQNHTSALQRPFFTSQPAPYSPLIKTVYGAANAPVPPLPDLPIPHITAPAAPISAYRPLTQLNLKRLLTVYSQLSKRNLTILMTLTATTGLALSPLPLSIPLLFNLTIGTLLTSAAANTFNQILEIPIDAQTPRTRVRPLCMRKITPFHAFMFGLTCTVLGGTILWYGCNPTTAALGIGNLILYAGIYTPMKRFSVSNTWIGAVVGAITPLMGWTATGGSLWPTSEQPLVFHWPFSNTNLPNDLPNPLTPLCLFLLLFSWQFPHFNALSHMIRPFYALSGYPMLSVLSPRLNALVSLRHAALLVPFTAVLGPLSGSVDWTFALTSAIPNYIFVKDSWVFYKSTTEVAAKKLFFTSLWYLPVVLGLMLVHKNIAGWLSGAAQDAEEEEGKQKQKLI; from the exons ATGGCAGTTCGGGAAGGCCTCGGTATAGCGAGGTCTCTCGTCCTGACCACTCAGCGTATACGGCCGACCTTGTCGCTTTCAACGCAGCGGACGACTATACGCCTCCTCTCGACACAGATAGGATGTAGCAGCATACGGAATCAGTCACTTTCATTTCAACCTCAACCGTTCCCAAAACGCCTTCCCTCCCGTTCAGCACCGACGCTCTCGCAGATACGGTACAATTCCAGCACATCCACTCCcccttcgacatcctcttccaAATCAACACAACAAGAAATATCACGACCGACCACCTTAGAAAactcagaagaaggaaaagatTCTGAGAAGGCACCCTCACCTATACCGATACATCCTTTAGCTCCTATACCTCCACCATCAGCTACTGCCGAGGTGACACCCACCGCTTCCGGATCAGGCTCAAGCAAAGATCCAAAACCGGACGCAGCATCCATTTTGAAATTACTTTCATTGGCGAAACCTCAATGGCCTCTTCTTACGATCGGTGTGACTTGTCTGTCTATCTCGACGGCGGTCAATCTGTCTATACCTTGGGTCATAGGTAGAATtatcgacttcttcaccccTGGGTCAGAAGCGACTTTACTCCTTGGACTACCCTTAGAACAGGCGACCGGCGCTCTGGCTATCGTCTTACTCATCGGCGCTGCTGCAAATTCAGGAAGGAGTATCGCTCTGAGGTTAGCTGGACAAAGAACGGTAGCTTCCATCAG AAATCAGACATACGGAAAATATCTCGCTTTACCTCCATCCCACATCGAGACAGCCGGAGTTGGAGATGCGTTGTCTAGATTAGGTCAAGATACGTCCATCGTCGGTCAAAGTTTATCGGAAAATTTAGGTGAAGGGTTAAAAGCGATCTTAGGTGCTGGAGCGGGAATAGCAGCTATGTACCTGATCTCGCCGACACTTACTTTCGTTATGCTCTGCATCATCCCACCTATCGCCGTCGGAACCTTCTTTTACGGAAAATTCATCAGGAAGTTGAGTTTGAAAACCCAAGAAGCGATGGGAGGTATGTCGAAACTTGCCGAAGAACGATTATCAGCCCACAGAACCGTCACTGCTTCCAATACTCAAGGATCTGAACGTGCGCTCTACGCATCGAAAGTGGATGGAGTCTACAAATTGCAGAAGAGGGAAACTTTCGCCAATGGGATTTTCCAAGGAGCAAATGAGGTCGCCGGGGATATCGGTATGATCGGACTGTTGATTTACGGCGGTGTCTTGGTGAAAAGAGGAGAAATCACGGTCGGAGATATGACCTCGTTATTCATCTATGTAAATTGGATCGAGTGGAGTTTGAACA CTCTCGCTGGGTTCTTCACCGGTCTAATGAAAGGCGTTGGAGCTTCGCAACGTATAATAGGACTTCATGCGCTTCCGCCTCCCATACCGCTAGGGGAAGGTGCACCAATAGCGAAGTCGCGCAGTGGTTCAATCGAATTGAGGGGAGTAGATTTCGCCTACCCCTCAAGACCGGACGCCAAGGTCCTGAACGGCCTAAATCTCAGGATCGATAAGGGAGAACGGATAGCTTTAGTGGGAGGAAGTGGATCTGGAAAATCGTCTATTCAACTTCTTTTGCTTAGATTCTACGACCCAACTTCCGGATCAGTCGCCTTCGACGGACAAGATATCAAGTCATTTGTACCGGAATCATGGAGATCCAGAATCGGTATCGTACCTCAAGATCCGATCTTGTTTGGCGGCACAATAGAACAGAATATCGCGTATGGTCATCCCAACGCCAATCGGGAGGAAGTCAAACGTGCGGCCAGAGTCGCTCATTGCGACTTCATTGACAACCTACCTCAAGGTTACGATACTATCA TCAATAAAAACAGTCTTTCAGGTGGTCAGCGACAACGTATAGCCATCGCTCGAGCTCTCGTTGGCAACCCCTCGGTACTCTTGATGGACGAAGCCACTTCTGCGCTTGACTCGGAGTCCGAACGCGCTGTCAATGCCGCCTTGAACGATCTTTTCGCCAACTCCGACATTACTGTTATTCTCATCGCGCACAGACTCTCGTCGATCGCTTCGGCCGACAGAGTTGTGCTGCTTGAGGGTGGTGCCGTTGTCGAGGATGGGACCTATCACGATCTAATCACTAGGAGACACGGTAAATTTAGGAAAATGGTAGAAGGACAATTAGCCAAAATTGAAATCGGCGAGCCAACTGCTATAGACCCTGCGCCACATGCCGAGCATCAGGCGTTACCTTCTCCAGAATCGGCAAACGTCCATGCCGCACCGACTTCGGACTCATCTTCAGTACAAGCTTCAGGTGCTGCTGCATCGTCAAAGGAAAGAGCATCCGTCAAAGctgcctcatcttcgtcgaatcaTCAACGCCGTCAAAATCACACCTCAGCACTGCAACGACCATTCTTTACTTCTCAGCCTGCTCCATACTCGCCTCTTATCAAGACCGTTTACGGCGCTGCTAACGCACCTGTTCCACCCCTACCTGATCTACCTATTCCTCACATCACCGCTCCGGCCGCACCTATATCAGCTTATCGACCGCTTACACAACTCAACTTAAAAAGGTTGTTGACTGTCTACTCGCAATTATCGAAGAGGAACTTGACCATTCTCATGACTCTCACGGCTACGACTGGACTCGCTTTGTCTCCTTTGCCATTATCAATCCCACTTTTGTTCAATCTTACCATTGGAACTCTCCTCACATCTGCGGCAGCAAACACATTCAATCAGATCTTAGAAATACCGATCGATGCTCAAACACCAAGAACAAGGGTCAGACCCCTCTGCATGAGGAAGATCACTCCCTTCCATGCCTTCATGTTTGGCTTGACGTGTACCGTCTTAGGAGGAACTATATTATGGTACGGGTGCAATCCGACTACTGCAGCTTTGGGTATCGGAAACTTGATCCTGTATGCTGGGATTTACACCCCGATGAAGAGGTTCAGCGTATCGAATACTTGGATAGGCGCTGTCGTCGGTGCTATCACCCCTTTGATGGGATGGACAGCTACCGGAGGATCTTTATGGCCAACATCCGAACAACCTTTGGTTTTCCACTGGCCCTTTTCGAATACGAATCTCCCGAATGACCTGCCTAATCCACTTACACCATTATGTCTATTCCTATTATTGTTTTCATGGCAATTTCCCCATTTCAACGCATTATCACATATGATTCGCCCCTTTTACGCCTTGTCAGGATACCCGATGTTATCTGTCCTCTCGCCCCGACTCAACGCCTTGGTATCCCTTCGACACGCGGCCTTGCTGGTACCCTTCACAGCTGTTTTGGGACCATTATCAGGATCAGTCGATTGGACCTTCGCCCTCACCTCTGCCATACCGAATTACATATTTGTCAAAGATTCTTGGGTCTTTTACAAGTCCACGACCGAAGTGGCAGCCAAAAAATTGTTCTTCACTAGTTTGTGGTATTTGCCGGTAGTCTTGGGGTTGATGCTTGTGCATAAGAACATTGCTGGGTGGTTGAGCGGAGCTGCACaggatgcggaagaggaagagggaaagcAAAAACAAAAATTGATATAG